The Prionailurus viverrinus isolate Anna chromosome B4, UM_Priviv_1.0, whole genome shotgun sequence genome has a window encoding:
- the ETFBKMT gene encoding electron transfer flavoprotein beta subunit lysine methyltransferase, with product MALSLGGRTFAPFPVNHSGVFLKAVRSNGLPLFPWSHSPWRRTGNVLDPEMKAFLEENTEVTNRGSLTPEIRLRLLTPRCKFWWQRADLWPYSDPYWAIYWPGGQALSRYLLDNPDVVRGRSVLDLGSGCGATAIAAKMGGASRILANDIDPIAGMAITLNCELNQLNPFPILTKNILDLEQDKWDLVVLGDMFYDEDLADSLHQWLKNCFWTHRTRVLIGDPGRPQFSGHSIQHQLHKVVEYSLPEPTRKENNGLTTSTVWDFRP from the exons ATGGCTTTGAGCCTGGGTGGGAGAACATTTGCACCATTTCCTGTGAACCACTCTGGTGTCTTTCTGAAAGCTGTGAGAAGCAATGGTCTTCCCTTGTTTCCCTGGAGCCACAGCCCCTGGAGAAGAACTGGAAACGTTTTGGATCCTGAGATGAAAGCTTTCCTGGAAGAGAACACTGAAGTCACCAACAGAGGCAGCCTCACTCCTGAGATCCGGTTGCGGCTTTTGACGCCAAGATGCAAGTTCTGGTGGCAAAGAGCTGACCTGTGGCCCTACAGCGATCCTTACTGGGCAATCTACTGGCCAGGAGGCCAAGCCCTGTCTAG gTATCTTTTGGATAATCCTGATGTTGTCAGAGGAAGGTCTGTATTGGATCTTGGGAGTGGATGTGGAGCTACAGCTATTGCTGCTAAGATGGGCGGGGCATCGAGGATCTTGGCCAACGACATAGACCCTA ttgCAGGAATGGCTATCACACTGAATTGTGAATTGAACCAACTGAATCCTTTTCCAATTTTAACCAAAAACATTTTGGATTTGGAACAAGATAAGTGGGACCTTGTTGTGCTTGGAGACATGTTTTATGATGAAGACCTTGCAGACAGTCTTCATCAATGGCTGAAGAATTGCTTTTGGACTCACAGAACTCGAGTACTGATTGGTGACCCTGGGCGACCCCAGTTCAGTGGACATAGCATTCAACATCAGCTGCACAAAGTGGTAGAATATTCACTTCCAGAGCCTACTAGGAAGGAAAACAATGGATTGACAACAAGCACAGTATGGGATTTTCGGCCTTGA